In Desulfobulbus oralis, one DNA window encodes the following:
- a CDS encoding nitrilase-related carbon-nitrogen hydrolase — translation MSKTAQRFFPAAACAQLHIALGDAGANLSALEGLLAARPPIPDSLVLLPEMWASGFVFGETARLAAETPELLENLKKLAARYHIFLAGSLTALEQGRSLPLNRLYLVGPEGLLGQADKQFLFAAWQEDRHFRPGRACLPMATPMGPVGALVCYDLRFPEISRELAFAGCRLLIVAAEWPLSRLAHWRALTQARAIENQCYVVACNACGQTGGLIMAGHSRILGPGGEVLAEAGEEPGLVVAPLDAAALDAQRHLFCAPAERPWRGSDSGKLCTLAEVLPRLAALRGQGSRIAFTNGCFDLLHAGHVTYLEEARRSADCLVLGLNSDASVRAQGKGRERPVNPEADRARVLAALGCVDFIVPFDTPTPLALIRAILPDVLVKGADWPEEQIAGAAEVLAAGGRVLRIPLSPGRSTTAIIRRIAKHVAG, via the coding sequence ATGAGCAAGACAGCGCAGCGATTTTTTCCGGCCGCGGCCTGTGCCCAGTTGCACATCGCCCTGGGCGATGCCGGCGCCAACCTGAGCGCACTCGAGGGGCTGCTGGCAGCCCGGCCGCCGATCCCGGACAGCCTTGTGCTGCTGCCCGAGATGTGGGCGAGCGGCTTTGTCTTTGGAGAAACGGCCCGTCTCGCCGCGGAAACTCCAGAGCTGCTGGAGAACCTGAAAAAACTCGCGGCCCGTTACCACATTTTTCTGGCGGGCAGTCTGACGGCCCTGGAGCAGGGCCGGAGCCTGCCCCTGAACCGCCTCTATCTGGTGGGGCCCGAAGGGCTGCTCGGGCAGGCGGACAAGCAGTTTCTCTTTGCCGCATGGCAGGAGGATCGGCATTTCCGGCCGGGCCGGGCCTGCCTGCCCATGGCAACGCCAATGGGCCCGGTGGGCGCTTTGGTCTGCTATGATCTGCGCTTTCCCGAGATCTCCCGCGAGCTGGCCTTTGCCGGCTGCCGGCTGCTCATCGTCGCTGCCGAATGGCCCCTGTCGCGACTGGCCCACTGGCGGGCGCTGACCCAGGCCCGGGCCATTGAAAACCAGTGCTATGTGGTGGCCTGCAATGCCTGCGGGCAGACGGGCGGGCTGATCATGGCCGGGCATTCCAGGATCCTGGGGCCGGGCGGCGAGGTGCTGGCCGAGGCGGGGGAGGAACCGGGCCTCGTGGTCGCGCCCCTCGATGCCGCGGCACTGGATGCCCAGCGTCATCTCTTCTGCGCGCCGGCGGAACGGCCCTGGCGCGGGAGCGACAGCGGCAAGCTCTGCACGCTGGCCGAAGTGCTGCCACGGCTTGCGGCCCTGCGCGGCCAGGGCAGCCGGATCGCCTTTACCAACGGCTGCTTTGATCTCCTGCATGCCGGCCACGTGACCTATCTGGAAGAGGCCAGGCGCTCGGCAGACTGTCTGGTCCTGGGGCTGAACAGCGACGCTTCGGTCCGTGCGCAGGGCAAGGGCCGGGAACGGCCGGTCAACCCCGAAGCCGACCGGGCGCGAGTGCTGGCGGCCCTGGGCTGTGTGGATTTTATCGTGCCCTTCGATACGCCCACGCCGCTCGCCCTCATCAGGGCCATCCTGCCGGATGTGCTGGTCAAGGGTGCAGACTGGCCGGAGGAGCAGATCGCAGGCGCGGCCGAGGTGCTGGCGGCGGGCGGCCGGGTGCTGCGCATCCCCCTGAGCCCGGGGCGCTCCACCACGGCGATCATCCGGCGCATTGCAAAACATGTGGCTGGGTAG
- a CDS encoding SAM-dependent methyltransferase: protein MAQTAASGREHAAAGPWPRLAAAPPLARLAMSPPVLRILGRVRSGLGSLDEAPPQGEEGGSAAWLELDEALAPALTGIRIGQELVLLTWLHRARRDTLLCHPRSDPSRPLTGVFATRSPNRPNPIGLHRVQVRRIEGTRLLVFPLEAIDGTPILDLKAAWRVPAAPGLKGQLI, encoded by the coding sequence ATGGCGCAAACGGCGGCATCTGGACGGGAGCATGCGGCAGCCGGCCCCTGGCCCCGGCTTGCGGCCGCGCCGCCTTTGGCCCGTTTGGCCATGAGCCCGCCCGTACTCCGGATTCTGGGCCGCGTGCGTTCCGGGCTCGGCAGCCTGGATGAAGCGCCCCCTCAGGGCGAAGAGGGCGGATCTGCTGCCTGGCTTGAGCTCGACGAAGCGCTGGCTCCGGCCCTGACCGGGATCAGGATTGGGCAGGAGCTGGTGCTGCTCACCTGGCTGCACAGGGCCAGACGCGACACGCTGCTGTGTCATCCGCGCTCCGATCCCAGCCGTCCCCTGACCGGGGTTTTCGCCACCCGCTCGCCGAACCGGCCCAATCCCATCGGCCTGCACCGGGTGCAAGTCCGCCGGATCGAGGGAACGCGCCTGCTGGTCTTCCCGCTGGAGGCCATAGACGGCACCCCAATTCTGGATCTCAAGGCCGCCTGGCGGGTACCTGCTGCCCCTGGTCTCAAGGGCCAGCTTATCTGA
- the mutM gene encoding bifunctional DNA-formamidopyrimidine glycosylase/DNA-(apurinic or apyrimidinic site) lyase gives MPELPEVEVTRRGLLPAVAGRVVQAAWTSRLPLRATVSAARLKRHLLGGRIVGIDRRAKYLLFRFAGGAVLVLHLGMSGKLSLLPAATPRRRHDHLELALDSGQLMRLNDARRFGAVLLWPAKDAATSEQAFSAAEGLEPLGPDFTAETLLALAAERQTPLKSFLMNSRLIAGIGNIYANEILFAAGLHPERPAATLQAPDWAGLIHESRRILEAAIQAGGATIADFLGADGHPGYFQLQLQVYGKSGESCPSCGTPLSHTVLAGRSTWFCPHCQPRFR, from the coding sequence ATGCCTGAACTGCCGGAAGTGGAAGTGACCCGTCGGGGTCTTTTGCCCGCGGTGGCGGGCCGGGTGGTGCAGGCGGCCTGGACGAGCCGCCTCCCGCTCCGGGCCACGGTGAGTGCGGCGCGGCTGAAACGGCATCTGCTGGGCGGGCGGATCGTCGGCATCGACCGTCGCGCCAAGTATCTGCTCTTTCGTTTTGCCGGCGGCGCGGTGTTGGTCCTGCATCTGGGCATGAGCGGCAAGCTCTCGCTCTTGCCTGCCGCTACGCCGCGCCGCAGGCACGATCATCTGGAGCTGGCCCTGGACAGCGGCCAGCTCATGCGTCTCAACGATGCCCGTCGTTTCGGCGCGGTGCTGCTGTGGCCTGCCAAAGACGCGGCCACAAGCGAGCAGGCCTTTTCCGCCGCCGAGGGGCTGGAGCCGCTGGGGCCGGATTTCACGGCCGAAACGCTGCTGGCCCTGGCAGCCGAACGCCAGACGCCGCTCAAATCCTTCCTGATGAACAGCCGCCTGATTGCCGGCATCGGCAATATCTATGCCAACGAAATCCTCTTTGCCGCCGGCCTGCATCCGGAGCGGCCGGCTGCCACGCTCCAGGCTCCCGACTGGGCAGGGCTTATCCACGAGAGCCGCCGGATTCTCGAGGCCGCCATTCAGGCGGGCGGTGCCACCATTGCCGATTTTCTGGGCGCAGACGGTCATCCCGGCTATTTCCAGTTGCAACTGCAGGTATACGGCAAAAGCGGCGAGTCCTGCCCGAGTTGCGGCACCCCCCTGAGCCACACGGTGCTGGCCGGTCGTTCAACCTGGTTCTGCCCGCACTGTCAGCCCCGGTTCAGATAA
- a CDS encoding 4'-phosphopantetheinyl transferase superfamily protein: MDGLWAGMTPPAAADIRLAALPLQLLAELAAPPGVGAALSGLLTEAEKRRFCGLKLPRRRQEWLGGRLAAKFALMQLAATKALVPAQIGIVNDCHGQPLAQAADQICRPMPRLSLSHSGGLAVAVAAYAACGLDVQERSPRLVRVQERFADAEERALGAGTDALSWLTLLWAAKEAVKKRVYASQPTFMERIRVTALEGSPAAGAPVLLYCALSDRPESVVVRAALRAGHALALTAEDGEHA; this comes from the coding sequence ATGGACGGACTCTGGGCCGGCATGACGCCGCCCGCTGCCGCAGACATCCGGCTGGCAGCGCTGCCGCTGCAACTGCTTGCGGAGCTGGCGGCGCCGCCCGGTGTCGGGGCTGCGCTGTCAGGGCTCCTGACCGAGGCGGAGAAGCGGCGTTTCTGCGGTCTGAAACTGCCCAGACGGCGCCAGGAGTGGCTGGGTGGCCGGCTTGCGGCCAAGTTCGCCCTGATGCAACTGGCAGCAACGAAGGCATTGGTCCCAGCACAGATCGGCATCGTCAATGACTGTCACGGCCAACCCCTGGCGCAGGCTGCAGACCAGATCTGCCGCCCGATGCCGCGGCTTTCCCTGTCCCACAGCGGCGGTCTGGCCGTGGCAGTTGCCGCATATGCAGCCTGCGGGCTGGATGTGCAGGAACGCAGCCCCAGGCTTGTGCGGGTGCAGGAGCGCTTTGCGGATGCCGAAGAACGGGCGCTGGGCGCCGGCACGGATGCCCTTTCCTGGCTGACCCTGCTCTGGGCCGCCAAGGAGGCGGTGAAGAAGCGTGTCTATGCCAGCCAGCCGACGTTCATGGAGCGCATCCGGGTCACGGCTCTCGAGGGCAGTCCGGCGGCCGGAGCACCCGTTTTACTGTACTGCGCCCTGAGCGACCGGCCCGAATCCGTGGTGGTGCGGGCCGCGCTCCGTGCCGGTCATGCCCTGGCCCTGACTGCGGAGGATGGAGAACATGCCTGA
- a CDS encoding CvpA family protein — translation MNDAVTWLDLVVFILLAFFIVRGAWVGLIRQLAAFFALVGSYVIAARYVGLLLPWTRNFVDRPALVFLVSFVLLFLAAAILFSLAGKILHRLVQVVLLDWFDRLLGLLLGIVKAGILASLLYMALASTLSASNTLLSRSCTAPFLREGAELLKTLIHDQKIRDYFRENAPAIPPELMNPDGEKNKEPGWTQGQGPGKPGRSDVAEPKAAGKPR, via the coding sequence ATGAACGATGCTGTCACCTGGCTCGATCTGGTCGTCTTCATCCTGCTGGCCTTCTTCATCGTGCGCGGCGCCTGGGTAGGACTGATTCGCCAGCTTGCCGCCTTTTTCGCCCTGGTGGGCAGTTATGTCATTGCCGCCCGCTATGTGGGCCTGCTTCTGCCCTGGACCAGAAATTTCGTGGACAGGCCGGCCCTGGTCTTTCTGGTCAGCTTTGTCCTGCTCTTTCTGGCTGCCGCGATCCTGTTCAGTCTGGCCGGAAAAATTCTGCACAGGCTGGTGCAGGTCGTGCTTCTGGACTGGTTCGACCGGCTGCTGGGTCTGCTTTTGGGCATCGTCAAGGCCGGCATCCTGGCCTCATTGCTCTATATGGCGCTGGCCAGCACGCTTTCCGCATCGAACACCCTGCTCTCCCGCTCCTGCACCGCACCCTTTCTCCGCGAGGGCGCGGAATTGCTCAAGACCCTGATCCACGATCAAAAGATTCGCGACTACTTCAGGGAAAACGCGCCGGCCATCCCGCCGGAGCTGATGAACCCGGACGGGGAAAAAAACAAAGAACCCGGCTGGACCCAGGGGCAGGGCCCCGGCAAGCCGGGACGGTCGGATGTGGCAGAGCCGAAGGCCGCCGGAAAACCGCGCTGA
- the rfbD gene encoding dTDP-4-dehydrorhamnose reductase has translation MKIVIVGANGQLGQDAREILGRKHQIWAGGSAEVDITDAEQVAALFAREKPAVLVNCAAFTAVDACETRVEACMAVNARGPELLARSARKHGTRLIHVSTDYVFDGERPVPRPYVETDPPRPLSVYGRSKLAGERAVEAETADYAILRTAWLYGMGNGNFLKTMLRLALANPKRCIRVVNDQYGSLTWSWRLALQIERLLASDLTGIFHATSEGYSTWYEAARCFLDCMGLPYSMEPCTTAEYPTPTRRPANSILENSRLKAAGCNVMQDWQEDLRCFVGRCRDALLAEALG, from the coding sequence ATGAAAATCGTCATTGTTGGCGCAAACGGCCAGCTTGGCCAGGACGCCCGGGAAATTCTGGGCAGAAAACACCAGATCTGGGCCGGCGGCTCGGCGGAAGTGGACATCACCGATGCGGAGCAGGTGGCAGCCCTGTTTGCGCGGGAAAAGCCGGCAGTGCTGGTCAACTGCGCGGCCTTCACCGCCGTGGACGCCTGCGAGACCAGGGTCGAGGCCTGCATGGCCGTCAACGCCAGGGGTCCGGAGCTGCTGGCCCGCTCGGCCCGCAAACACGGAACGCGGCTCATCCACGTGTCGACCGATTATGTCTTCGACGGTGAGCGGCCGGTGCCCAGGCCCTATGTGGAGACCGACCCGCCACGGCCGCTGTCCGTGTATGGCAGGAGCAAGCTGGCCGGCGAGCGCGCCGTAGAGGCGGAAACGGCCGACTACGCCATTCTGCGCACCGCCTGGCTCTACGGCATGGGCAACGGCAATTTCCTCAAGACCATGCTGCGCCTGGCTCTGGCCAACCCGAAGCGCTGCATCCGGGTGGTCAACGACCAGTACGGTTCGCTGACCTGGTCATGGCGGCTGGCCCTGCAGATCGAGCGCCTTTTGGCCAGCGATCTGACCGGCATTTTTCACGCCACCAGCGAAGGCTACAGCACCTGGTACGAGGCTGCGCGTTGCTTTCTGGACTGCATGGGCCTGCCCTACAGCATGGAGCCCTGCACCACGGCCGAATATCCCACGCCCACCAGGCGGCCGGCCAATTCCATTCTGGAAAACAGCCGGTTGAAGGCTGCCGGCTGCAATGTCATGCAGGACTGGCAAGAGGATCTGCGATGCTTTGTCGGCCGCTGCCGGGACGCGCTTCTGGCCGAGGCTCTGGGCTGA
- the rfbA gene encoding glucose-1-phosphate thymidylyltransferase RfbA, whose amino-acid sequence MKGIILAGGSGTRLYPLTRVLSKQLLPVYDKPLIYYPLSVLMLAGIRDILIISTPQDLPRFQALFGDGTGLGLNFSYLEQPQPEGLAQAFLLGADFIGREPVCLVLGDNIFYGHNFGRVLQHCSHLTEGGIIFGYLVNDPERYGVVEFDANNRVIGIEEKPARPKSRYAVPGLYFYDSNVVQVARAIRPSARGELEITDVNRHYLQQGRLSVELLGRGFCWMDTGTHESLQHAASYIEAVQERQGLKVACIEEIAYRMGYIDALQVERLAAPMLKNQYGRYLMDMLDGQAALRT is encoded by the coding sequence ATGAAAGGCATCATTCTCGCGGGCGGCTCCGGCACCCGTCTCTATCCGCTGACGCGCGTGCTTTCGAAGCAGCTTTTACCGGTCTATGACAAACCGCTTATCTACTATCCGCTGTCGGTGCTGATGCTGGCCGGCATCCGCGACATTCTCATCATCTCCACCCCCCAGGATCTGCCGCGCTTTCAGGCGCTTTTTGGCGACGGCACCGGGCTGGGGCTGAATTTCAGCTACCTGGAGCAGCCGCAGCCGGAGGGTCTGGCCCAGGCCTTTCTGTTGGGCGCGGACTTCATCGGCAGGGAGCCGGTGTGCCTCGTTCTGGGCGACAATATCTTCTATGGCCACAATTTTGGCCGGGTACTGCAGCACTGCAGCCACCTGACCGAGGGCGGCATCATCTTCGGCTATCTGGTCAATGACCCGGAACGCTACGGGGTAGTCGAGTTCGACGCGAACAACAGGGTCATCGGCATCGAGGAAAAGCCCGCCAGGCCGAAATCGCGCTACGCAGTGCCGGGCCTGTACTTCTATGACAGCAACGTGGTGCAGGTGGCGCGCGCCATCAGGCCTTCGGCCCGGGGCGAGCTGGAGATTACCGACGTGAATCGGCACTATCTGCAACAGGGCCGGCTGTCGGTGGAACTGCTGGGCCGGGGTTTCTGCTGGATGGACACCGGCACCCACGAATCCCTGCAGCATGCGGCCAGCTATATCGAAGCGGTGCAGGAGCGGCAGGGGCTCAAGGTGGCTTGCATCGAGGAAATCGCCTACCGGATGGGCTATATCGACGCGCTGCAGGTGGAGCGTCTGGCCGCGCCCATGCTGAAAAACCAGTATGGCCGCTACCTGATGGACATGCTGGATGGGCAGGCGGCCCTGCGGACCTGA
- a CDS encoding phosphomannomutase, producing the protein MAASLRCITPSDIRGRVPDELNAALAARIALAFVRYTASRHVALGRDVRPSSPELARAIGKALLAQGVSVTDLGLSGSEELYFAVFNGEAAGIDGGIMVTASHNPAEYNGMKLVGPGAAPICQTNGLPEIVRLAAGMTAMPDTAANPGHYAKQPDKSAYVRRILDIARPEQLPPFRIVVNSGNGCAGPVIDALAPHLPFELIRLHHRPDGRFPNGVPNPLLPENRRDTSEAVIRQRAALGIAWDGDFDRCFFFDEKGRFIESAYVVGLLAAAMLALHPGAAILHDARVVWNTEDMVARAHGRTIMAPSSHALIKAAMRQSGAIYGGEMSAHHYFRDFGCCDSGILPWLLVCRLMAEQGQPLSALVAERIRAFPVSGEISLRLKTPAGAILNTVRSRYADGVVNESDGLSISYPDFRFNLRPSSTEPLLRLNVETRGDERLLHDKTRELLALLQPLV; encoded by the coding sequence ATGGCCGCAAGCCTGCGCTGCATAACACCTTCAGATATCCGCGGCAGGGTGCCGGATGAGCTGAACGCCGCCCTGGCCGCCCGTATTGCCCTGGCCTTTGTCAGATACACCGCCAGCCGGCACGTGGCGCTGGGCCGGGACGTACGGCCGAGCAGCCCGGAACTGGCCCGGGCGATCGGCAAGGCCCTGCTGGCCCAGGGCGTGTCCGTCACGGATCTCGGTCTTTCGGGCAGCGAAGAGCTGTATTTTGCCGTGTTCAACGGGGAGGCTGCCGGCATCGACGGCGGCATCATGGTCACGGCCAGCCACAATCCGGCCGAATACAACGGCATGAAGCTGGTGGGCCCTGGGGCAGCGCCCATCTGCCAGACAAATGGGCTGCCGGAGATTGTCCGGCTGGCGGCGGGTATGACGGCCATGCCGGACACCGCGGCAAACCCCGGGCATTATGCGAAACAGCCGGACAAAAGCGCCTATGTCAGGCGCATCCTGGACATTGCCCGTCCGGAACAGCTCCCGCCCTTCAGGATAGTGGTCAACAGCGGCAACGGCTGCGCCGGGCCGGTCATTGACGCCCTGGCCCCACACCTGCCCTTTGAGCTGATTCGCCTGCACCACAGGCCAGACGGCCGTTTTCCCAACGGTGTGCCCAACCCGCTGCTGCCGGAAAACCGCAGGGATACGTCCGAGGCGGTCATCCGGCAGCGGGCCGCACTGGGCATTGCCTGGGACGGCGACTTTGACCGCTGCTTTTTCTTTGACGAGAAAGGCCGTTTCATCGAAAGCGCCTATGTGGTCGGGCTCCTGGCTGCGGCCATGCTGGCGCTGCATCCCGGAGCCGCCATTCTGCACGACGCGCGTGTCGTCTGGAACACGGAAGACATGGTGGCCCGGGCCCACGGCCGGACCATCATGGCGCCAAGCAGCCATGCGCTTATCAAGGCCGCCATGCGGCAAAGCGGTGCGATTTACGGGGGCGAGATGTCGGCGCACCACTATTTTCGGGACTTTGGCTGCTGCGATTCCGGCATCCTGCCCTGGCTTTTGGTCTGTCGGCTCATGGCGGAGCAGGGGCAGCCTCTGTCCGCACTGGTGGCCGAGCGCATCCGCGCTTTTCCGGTCAGCGGAGAGATCAGTCTCAGGCTCAAAACGCCGGCCGGGGCCATACTGAACACAGTCCGAAGCCGTTACGCCGATGGAGTGGTCAACGAAAGCGACGGCCTGTCCATCAGCTACCCGGATTTTCGCTTCAACCTGCGGCCCTCCAGCACCGAGCCGCTTTTGCGCCTGAACGTGGAGACACGAGGGGATGAGCGCCTGCTGCACGACAAAACCCGGGAGCTCCTGGCGCTGCTCCAGCCCCTCGTCTGA
- a CDS encoding mannose-1-phosphate guanylyltransferase/mannose-6-phosphate isomerase, whose protein sequence is MAIQPVILAGGTGTRLWPLSRELYPKQVIRLLGEHSLLQNTLLRAALIPEARAPLLVASEQQRFMIQHQVQSLGRSARMLLEPLARDTGAAVCGAAAFHRACGAADDVLLILPADHLIRRTEAFLAAVAEAARRAREGHLVTFGLIPSRPETGFGYIAADAGGQVERFVEKPDLETAKAYCMSGRYLWNSGMFAFRADTFLAEMARHAPGIHAAMTAAVRDGSQEEGGACFTFAKAAMAQSPSISIDHALMEKTEHAVVVRCELGWSDIGSWQTLWEVLDKDENGNAVTGDVLLSGVRDSLIRADHSLLAAIGLEKMLVMQSADAVLVAPLARSQEVKQMVAELKQRGRSEYHCHRQVFRPWGSYTLLEEQPRFQIKRLSVNPGASLSLQKHRFRHEHWVVVSGMATVQNGTDTLTLHEDESTHIPAGTLHRLANNQSVPLEIIEVQIGSYLGEDDIERFEDAYGRRSGSAD, encoded by the coding sequence ATGGCCATTCAACCCGTCATTCTGGCCGGGGGCACCGGCACCCGACTCTGGCCGCTTTCCCGCGAGCTGTATCCCAAGCAGGTGATCCGGCTTCTGGGCGAGCATTCGCTGCTGCAGAACACCCTGCTGAGGGCGGCGCTCATCCCGGAAGCCAGGGCGCCGCTTCTGGTGGCGAGCGAACAGCAGCGCTTCATGATCCAGCATCAGGTGCAGAGTCTGGGCCGCTCGGCCCGCATGCTCCTGGAGCCCCTGGCCCGGGATACCGGCGCGGCCGTATGCGGCGCGGCGGCCTTCCATCGCGCTTGCGGGGCCGCGGACGACGTGCTGCTCATCCTGCCGGCCGACCATCTCATCCGCCGGACCGAAGCCTTCCTGGCCGCTGTGGCCGAGGCCGCCCGGCGCGCCCGGGAAGGCCATCTCGTCACCTTTGGCCTGATCCCCAGCCGGCCGGAAACCGGTTTCGGTTATATTGCGGCGGATGCCGGGGGGCAGGTGGAGCGTTTTGTGGAAAAGCCCGATCTGGAGACTGCCAAAGCCTACTGCATGAGCGGCAGATATCTCTGGAACAGCGGCATGTTCGCCTTCAGGGCCGATACGTTTCTGGCCGAAATGGCACGTCATGCGCCCGGGATCCATGCCGCCATGACGGCTGCCGTCCGTGACGGCAGTCAGGAGGAGGGCGGGGCCTGTTTTACCTTTGCCAAGGCCGCCATGGCCCAATCGCCGTCCATCTCCATCGACCATGCGCTGATGGAAAAAACGGAGCATGCCGTTGTCGTGCGCTGCGAGCTGGGCTGGAGCGACATCGGCTCCTGGCAGACCCTCTGGGAAGTCCTGGACAAGGATGAAAACGGCAATGCGGTCACGGGCGACGTGCTGCTCTCCGGCGTGCGCGATTCCCTGATTCGTGCGGACCACAGCCTGCTGGCCGCCATTGGCCTGGAAAAGATGCTGGTGATGCAGAGCGCGGATGCGGTGCTGGTCGCGCCGCTGGCCCGCTCGCAGGAGGTGAAGCAGATGGTTGCGGAGCTGAAGCAGCGGGGGCGGAGCGAATATCACTGTCACCGGCAGGTGTTCCGGCCCTGGGGCAGCTATACACTGCTGGAGGAGCAGCCGCGCTTTCAGATCAAACGGCTGTCGGTCAATCCGGGGGCCAGCCTGTCCCTGCAGAAGCACCGCTTCCGGCATGAGCACTGGGTCGTGGTGTCGGGCATGGCCACGGTGCAGAACGGCACTGACACCCTGACCCTGCATGAAGACGAATCCACCCATATTCCGGCCGGCACCCTGCATCGGCTGGCCAACAACCAGAGCGTGCCGCTGGAGATCATTGAAGTGCAGATTGGCAGCTACTTGGGCGAAGACGATATCGAGCGCTTCGAGGATGCATATGGCCGCCGCAGCGGCAGTGCGGACTGA
- a CDS encoding PilZ domain-containing protein, translating to MNRERRRDSRPQSLNLLDFVVVDERGRHGEYTMARTLNVSKGGILMETHLALERGQKVMITLELKNTLVDIMGRVAYSAFIHPRYRYGIEFFYVSEADQKLLDAYVDAFQAFAHPQGDLQHLTA from the coding sequence ATGAACAGAGAACGCAGAAGAGACAGCCGGCCACAATCCCTGAACCTGCTCGATTTTGTCGTGGTGGACGAAAGAGGCCGCCATGGGGAATATACCATGGCCAGAACCCTGAACGTCAGCAAGGGCGGCATCCTGATGGAGACCCATCTTGCGCTGGAAAGGGGGCAGAAGGTGATGATCACGCTCGAGTTGAAAAACACCCTGGTCGACATCATGGGCAGGGTGGCCTACTCGGCGTTCATCCATCCGCGCTACCGTTATGGCATCGAATTTTTTTACGTGTCCGAGGCCGATCAAAAGCTTCTGGACGCCTATGTGGACGCGTTCCAGGCCTTTGCCCATCCGCAAGGCGATCTGCAACACCTGACAGCCTGA
- the glnA gene encoding type I glutamate--ammonia ligase: MEREEIKEIIARKNVNFFRLQFVDIFGFMKNISFPLSQIEKALDGKIMFDGSSIEGFVRINESDMYLKPDFNTFALLPWRDKYGSAAARIICDVHNADESPFIGCPRQNLKRVLAEAREKGYTMNVGTECEFFLFKQDANGQATTITDDVASYFDTDPADAGTDCRRKIIQTLEAMGFEIEASHHEVAIGQHEINFKYANALTAADNTVTFKWVVRTIAAEFGLHATFMPKPVFGISGSGMHTNQSLFTLDGKNAFFDADAGLQLSEVAMKYIAGLCKHARSFCAVTNPLVNSYKRLVSGYEAPVYIAWSASNRSVLVRIPASRGMSTRTEVRNPDPACNPYLAFAAMLAAGLDGIENNLPTPEQSTADLYEMNEEERLAAGIAILPVDLHEALECLKASQVMKKALGPHIFDKYLEGKEREWDEYRTAVTDWEIKSYLCKY; encoded by the coding sequence ATGGAGAGAGAAGAAATTAAGGAGATTATTGCCAGGAAAAACGTCAATTTTTTCCGGCTGCAGTTTGTGGATATTTTCGGCTTCATGAAAAATATCTCCTTCCCGCTCAGCCAGATTGAAAAGGCGCTGGACGGCAAGATCATGTTCGACGGTTCCTCCATCGAGGGCTTTGTCCGTATCAACGAATCGGACATGTACCTGAAGCCTGACTTCAACACCTTCGCGCTGCTCCCCTGGCGCGACAAGTACGGTTCGGCTGCGGCCCGCATCATCTGCGATGTGCACAATGCCGACGAAAGCCCCTTTATCGGCTGTCCCCGGCAGAACCTGAAACGGGTGCTGGCCGAAGCCCGGGAAAAGGGCTATACCATGAACGTGGGCACGGAATGCGAGTTTTTTCTCTTCAAGCAGGATGCCAATGGCCAGGCCACCACCATCACCGACGACGTGGCCAGCTACTTCGACACCGACCCGGCCGACGCGGGCACCGACTGCCGCCGCAAGATCATCCAGACGCTCGAGGCCATGGGTTTTGAAATCGAGGCCTCGCATCACGAAGTGGCCATCGGCCAGCACGAGATCAACTTCAAATACGCCAACGCCCTGACCGCAGCGGACAACACCGTGACCTTCAAGTGGGTGGTGCGCACCATTGCGGCAGAATTCGGCCTGCATGCCACCTTTATGCCCAAGCCGGTTTTCGGCATCAGCGGCTCCGGCATGCACACCAACCAGTCACTGTTTACGCTGGACGGCAAAAATGCCTTTTTCGATGCGGATGCCGGCTTGCAACTAAGTGAAGTGGCGATGAAATATATAGCAGGCCTCTGCAAGCACGCCCGCAGCTTCTGCGCAGTCACCAATCCCCTGGTCAACTCCTACAAACGGCTGGTCTCGGGCTATGAAGCGCCGGTCTATATCGCCTGGTCAGCCTCCAATCGTTCGGTTCTGGTACGTATTCCGGCCTCACGAGGCATGAGCACCCGTACCGAGGTGCGCAATCCCGATCCGGCCTGCAACCCCTATCTGGCCTTTGCCGCCATGCTGGCAGCGGGTCTGGACGGCATCGAGAACAACCTGCCCACGCCGGAGCAGAGCACGGCCGATCTCTACGAAATGAACGAGGAGGAACGCCTGGCCGCAGGCATAGCCATCCTGCCCGTTGACCTGCACGAGGCGCTGGAATGTCTGAAAGCGAGCCAGGTCATGAAAAAGGCCCTGGGGCCGCACATTTTCGATAAGTATCTGGAAGGCAAGGAGCGGGAATGGGACGAGTACCGCACTGCGGTCACCGACTGGGAGATCAAAAGCTATCTTTGCAAGTACTGA